The Nitrospirota bacterium genome contains a region encoding:
- a CDS encoding ATP-binding cassette domain-containing protein has translation MTNSPPILDIQHATVYRGDTCVFSDFSLSLQAGEHVAILGPNGAGKSTLLKLLAGEVHPFPHDETHIRLFGEEQWNVWDVRKRLGMVSHDLQRQYMDQVTGLKVILSGFYASIGIYGHQNFSYAQIVMADKMLEEMGASSLRERRFGEMSTGEQRRCLLGRALVHDPTALVLDEPTSGLDLTATFHYLDLVRSHIQKGKTLLLVTHHIHEIPPEVERVVLLKQGKILQDGEKRAVLTEGNLSMLFGCPVSLAQANGWYQALPGHSAPH, from the coding sequence TCGGGGTGACACCTGTGTCTTCAGCGATTTTTCGTTGTCGCTTCAAGCTGGTGAGCATGTCGCCATCCTCGGTCCCAACGGGGCAGGCAAATCAACCCTCTTGAAATTGCTGGCGGGAGAAGTCCATCCCTTCCCGCATGATGAAACCCATATCCGGTTATTTGGCGAAGAACAGTGGAATGTCTGGGACGTCCGCAAGCGCTTAGGGATGGTGTCCCATGACCTTCAACGTCAATACATGGACCAAGTGACCGGTCTGAAAGTGATTCTGTCCGGTTTCTACGCCAGCATCGGCATCTATGGTCATCAAAACTTTAGCTATGCGCAGATCGTCATGGCAGACAAGATGTTGGAGGAGATGGGGGCCAGTTCATTGCGGGAGCGACGATTCGGAGAGATGTCCACAGGCGAGCAGCGACGCTGCCTGCTGGGCCGTGCGCTGGTGCATGACCCGACGGCGTTAGTGCTGGATGAACCCACCAGTGGCCTCGATCTGACGGCGACGTTCCACTATTTAGATCTCGTTCGCTCCCATATACAAAAGGGGAAAACGCTCTTGCTGGTGACCCATCACATCCATGAGATTCCGCCTGAAGTGGAGCGTGTGGTGCTATTAAAGCAAGGGAAGATTCTGCAGGACGGTGAGAAACGTGCTGTTCTCACAGAAGGCAACCTCAGTATGTTGTTCGGCTGCCCGGTATCGTTGGCTCAGGCCAATGGCTGGTATCAAGCTCTGCCAGGGCATAGCGCACCACACTGA
- a CDS encoding trypsin-like peptidase domain-containing protein — MCSRHSSIRNWTLCLLALPLFGVTVPAQAEIAPTALDRAKFSTVGILEDTQDQRSPDKPGKILVRGTGFHLRDGYIVTARHAAEKQDVTTGPVIQKQIHILTTDLHELPADLVGDSAFMDVVVYRIAEAHRAKLRATTSFASGDVLPGQEVFTVGYPMGWGPTMSFGHLGNTNTFLQTVDTRLIQADVAACSGNSGGGLFNDKGDVVGIMHAIIQTERDDSTARCSRMAFAIPAILANRIVNAALEGKPMTFSKMGIHMMPVKDGTKWRMAVKDVSEPAKGAGIQKHDIIIAIEGTEINDAAHLKNYLIERTTPGQKVAVKVRRIDADLTFTVTLGGG; from the coding sequence CACAGTTCCAGCACAGGCCGAGATTGCACCCACAGCGCTTGACCGCGCCAAGTTTTCGACCGTCGGCATTCTCGAAGATACGCAGGATCAACGCAGCCCCGACAAACCAGGAAAGATACTTGTCCGCGGAACCGGATTTCACCTGCGCGACGGCTACATCGTCACCGCCCGGCACGCAGCAGAAAAACAAGATGTCACCACCGGACCCGTCATTCAGAAGCAGATCCATATCCTGACCACCGATCTCCACGAACTCCCGGCCGACCTGGTTGGAGACAGCGCCTTCATGGACGTCGTGGTCTATCGCATCGCAGAAGCCCACCGCGCCAAGCTTCGAGCCACGACCTCATTCGCCTCCGGTGACGTGCTGCCAGGCCAGGAAGTCTTCACCGTCGGCTATCCGATGGGCTGGGGCCCGACCATGTCCTTCGGCCACTTGGGCAATACGAACACCTTCCTCCAAACGGTGGACACCAGGTTGATCCAGGCCGACGTGGCCGCCTGCAGCGGCAATTCCGGTGGCGGGCTCTTCAATGACAAGGGAGACGTGGTCGGGATCATGCATGCCATCATCCAAACCGAACGAGACGATTCCACCGCGCGCTGCAGCCGCATGGCCTTTGCCATTCCGGCGATTCTGGCCAACCGAATCGTGAACGCAGCCCTGGAAGGCAAACCCATGACTTTCTCAAAGATGGGTATTCACATGATGCCCGTGAAGGACGGCACCAAGTGGCGCATGGCGGTGAAGGACGTGTCTGAACCGGCCAAAGGAGCCGGCATTCAGAAGCACGACATCATCATTGCCATCGAAGGCACTGAGATCAACGATGCCGCCCATCTGAAAAACTATCTCATCGAACGAACGACGCCGGGACAGAAAGTCGCCGTCAAAGTGCGGCGCATCGATGCAGATTTGACCTTTACGGTCACCCTTGGAGGAGGATGA